In Jatrophihabitans sp., the following proteins share a genomic window:
- a CDS encoding ParB/RepB/Spo0J family partition protein: MSKPPRRGGLGRGLGALIPTAASPADTGSDSDGPAGSEQGGPVDQQAADAGPEATPAAVNPSGVVKVVNRVPSLSSLSASSATDFYFDPSPVPGTTLRHLRPDQITTNPRQPRQVFDEEALTELSHSIKEFGVLQPIVVRAQGAGFELVMGERRLRAAIAAGLSTIPAIVRETADDAMLRDALLENIHRAQLNPLEEAAAYQQLLQEFGVTHEELASKIGRSRSQVSNTIRLLNLSVPVQRRVAAGVLSAGHARALLGLEDRDQQDELASRIVAEGLSVRATEELVTLAAAGTSVKSRATPTRRPTAPALSELANKLSDTLETRVKVELGRRKGKITVEFGSIDDLERIVAVIAPHLATASAPEALGPRVDTGGSTG; encoded by the coding sequence CCCTGCCGGCTCCGAGCAGGGCGGGCCCGTTGACCAGCAAGCGGCCGACGCCGGCCCGGAAGCCACCCCGGCGGCGGTGAACCCGTCAGGCGTCGTCAAGGTAGTTAATCGGGTGCCGTCGCTGTCGTCGCTGTCAGCCTCTTCAGCCACCGATTTCTACTTCGACCCGTCTCCGGTGCCGGGAACGACACTGCGCCACCTTCGCCCGGACCAAATCACCACCAATCCGAGGCAACCGAGGCAGGTCTTCGACGAAGAGGCGCTGACCGAGTTAAGCCACTCGATCAAAGAGTTCGGGGTCCTGCAGCCGATAGTGGTGCGGGCTCAGGGCGCCGGCTTCGAACTGGTGATGGGCGAGCGCCGGCTCCGTGCCGCCATCGCCGCGGGCCTGAGCACGATCCCGGCCATTGTGCGCGAGACCGCCGACGATGCGATGTTGCGGGACGCGCTGCTGGAGAACATCCACCGCGCACAGCTGAACCCTCTGGAAGAAGCGGCTGCTTACCAGCAGTTGTTGCAGGAGTTCGGCGTGACGCATGAGGAGCTCGCCAGCAAGATCGGCCGTAGCCGTTCGCAGGTGAGCAACACGATCCGGCTGCTGAACCTGTCGGTCCCGGTTCAACGCCGGGTGGCTGCCGGAGTGCTGTCGGCCGGCCACGCCCGGGCGCTGCTCGGCCTGGAAGACCGTGACCAGCAGGATGAGTTGGCGAGCCGGATCGTCGCCGAGGGGTTGTCGGTTCGAGCGACGGAGGAGCTGGTCACCCTCGCCGCCGCGGGCACGAGCGTCAAGAGCAGGGCCACACCAACCCGCCGGCCGACCGCGCCGGCCCTTAGTGAGCTGGCGAACAAGCTGTCGGACACCTTGGAGACCAGGGTGAAGGTCGAATTGGGGCGCCGTAAAGGAAAGATCACCGTGGAGTTCGGCTCGATCGATGACCTGGAGCGGATCGTCGCCGTGATCGCCCCGCACTTGGCCACAGCGTCGGCCCCGGAGGCTCTCGGCCCGCGGGTCGACACCGGCGGCTCGACTGGGTGA
- a CDS encoding nitroreductase family protein has translation MEYTEVVRKRRMVRAYDPDRPVARAVLNDLLELAIRAPSAGFSQGWHFLVLDTVETREAFWQASTEDPAAEPDSWLRGMRSAPALIIAMSDKIAYLDRYAAPDKGWADRDETRWPVPYWDIDTGMASLLILLGAVDHGLGSCFFGVPAERHAQVKQAFGVPERLAIVGVISLGHPAPDRKSPSLKRGRRPVAEVVSYGRMQPAPHPGEPES, from the coding sequence ATGGAATACACCGAGGTGGTGCGCAAGCGCCGGATGGTCCGCGCCTACGATCCGGACCGTCCGGTTGCCCGGGCGGTGCTGAACGACCTGCTCGAACTGGCGATCCGGGCCCCGTCGGCCGGGTTCAGCCAGGGCTGGCACTTTCTGGTGCTGGACACTGTTGAGACTCGCGAGGCGTTCTGGCAGGCCAGCACGGAGGACCCGGCAGCTGAGCCTGACTCTTGGCTGCGAGGCATGCGCTCAGCCCCCGCGCTAATCATCGCAATGTCGGACAAAATAGCGTATTTAGACCGGTACGCGGCTCCTGACAAGGGCTGGGCCGACCGCGATGAGACCCGGTGGCCGGTGCCGTACTGGGATATCGACACCGGTATGGCCAGCCTGCTCATCCTGCTCGGGGCTGTCGACCACGGGCTCGGCAGTTGCTTCTTCGGAGTGCCCGCCGAGCGGCACGCGCAGGTGAAGCAGGCTTTCGGGGTGCCAGAGCGGCTGGCGATCGTCGGGGTGATCAGCCTCGGCCACCCGGCGCCAGACCGCAAGTCGCCGTCACTGAAACGCGGTCGGCGGCCAGTGGCCGAGGTGGTCTCATATGGGCGGATGCAGCCTGCGCCACACCCGGGGGAGCCCGAGAGCTAG
- a CDS encoding GNAT family N-acetyltransferase: protein MSVSRRVVGLTLDNLEDLPGACRTCLFWELGPLADPQPMPPEEAKLAKESWLSATLLDWGSCGKVAYAAHEPVGYALFAPPGFVPRALSFPTSPVSGDAVLLLNAYVAPHWRSAGVGRMLAQAVAAELVPRGVKAVEAFGSTGPLSRGCLMPVDYLRSVGFKTVRPHPAYPRLRMELRSTVSWRYDVEYALERIFGTTVGSLTPAR from the coding sequence ATGTCGGTGTCTCGTCGGGTGGTCGGACTCACGCTGGACAACCTCGAGGACCTGCCCGGCGCCTGCCGGACCTGCCTGTTCTGGGAGCTCGGCCCGCTCGCCGATCCTCAGCCGATGCCGCCGGAGGAGGCGAAGCTGGCCAAGGAGTCCTGGCTGTCGGCGACGCTGCTGGACTGGGGCAGCTGCGGCAAGGTGGCCTACGCCGCCCACGAGCCGGTGGGATACGCCTTGTTCGCGCCGCCAGGATTCGTCCCCCGCGCCCTGTCGTTTCCGACGTCGCCGGTGTCCGGTGACGCGGTGCTGCTGCTGAACGCCTATGTGGCGCCGCACTGGCGCTCGGCGGGGGTCGGCCGGATGCTGGCGCAGGCGGTGGCCGCCGAGCTGGTGCCCAGGGGCGTGAAGGCGGTGGAGGCCTTCGGCTCCACCGGACCGCTGTCGCGCGGGTGCCTGATGCCGGTGGACTACCTCCGCTCGGTGGGCTTTAAGACCGTGCGCCCGCACCCGGCCTACCCGCGGCTGCGGATGGAGCTGAGGTCGACCGTGTCATGGCGTTATGACGTCGAGTACGCCCTGGAGCGGATCTTCGGCACGACCGTCGGCTCGCTCACCCCGGCGCGCTGA
- a CDS encoding pyridoxal phosphate-dependent aminotransferase: MDLTQSNKLAEVCYDIRGPVLDEAKRLEAQGHSILKLNIGNPAPFGFTAPEEILVDVIRNLRDSEGYSDSQGVLSARTAVVQHYQERGLDPTVTVDDVWLGNGVSELIVMSLQAMLNDGDEVLIPSPDYPLWTAATSLAGGRPVHYRCEESAGWQPDLADLRAKISQRTKAIVLINPNNPTGAVYSEQVLQEFAELARAHSLVVLADEIYDKVLYDDATHTPFAVLAPDVFTLTFNGLSKAYRLAGFRSGWMMASGPKQHAASYLEGLTILANMRLCANVPAQHAIQAALGGRQSIRDLVLPGGRLLEQRDAAVTALRAIPGVSCVEPKGALYVFPRLDPERYPITDDQRFVLDFLRDQHVLLVQGTGFNWPDPDHLRIVTLPRADVLTEAIGRLAVFLDSYDPSQLS, from the coding sequence ATGGATCTGACGCAGTCGAACAAGCTCGCCGAGGTGTGCTACGACATCCGCGGGCCGGTGCTGGACGAGGCTAAGCGGCTGGAAGCCCAGGGGCATTCGATCCTGAAGTTGAACATAGGAAATCCGGCGCCATTCGGTTTCACGGCGCCGGAGGAGATCCTGGTGGACGTCATTCGCAATCTCCGCGACTCGGAAGGGTATTCCGACTCCCAGGGGGTGCTGTCGGCGCGCACCGCCGTGGTGCAGCACTACCAGGAACGTGGCCTGGACCCCACGGTCACCGTCGATGACGTCTGGTTGGGCAACGGGGTCAGCGAGCTGATCGTGATGTCGCTGCAGGCCATGCTCAACGACGGCGATGAGGTGCTGATCCCGTCCCCGGACTATCCGCTGTGGACGGCGGCAACCTCGCTGGCCGGTGGCCGGCCGGTGCATTACCGCTGCGAGGAGTCAGCGGGCTGGCAGCCGGACCTGGCGGACCTGCGCGCCAAGATCAGCCAGCGCACCAAGGCGATCGTGCTGATCAACCCCAACAATCCGACTGGCGCGGTCTACTCGGAGCAGGTCCTGCAGGAGTTCGCTGAGCTGGCTCGCGCGCACAGCCTGGTGGTGCTGGCCGATGAGATCTATGACAAGGTGCTCTACGACGACGCCACCCACACACCGTTCGCGGTGCTGGCGCCGGACGTGTTCACGCTGACCTTCAACGGCCTGTCCAAGGCCTACCGGCTGGCAGGCTTCCGGTCGGGCTGGATGATGGCCTCGGGCCCCAAGCAGCACGCCGCCAGCTACCTCGAAGGCTTGACGATCCTGGCCAACATGCGGCTGTGCGCCAACGTGCCGGCCCAGCACGCCATCCAGGCCGCCCTCGGCGGCCGGCAGAGCATCCGAGACCTGGTGCTGCCTGGTGGCCGGCTGCTCGAGCAGCGCGACGCGGCTGTCACTGCGCTGCGAGCCATTCCCGGCGTCAGCTGCGTCGAGCCGAAGGGGGCGCTCTATGTGTTCCCCCGCCTGGACCCCGAGCGGTACCCGATCACCGACGACCAGCGCTTCGTGTTGGACTTCCTGCGCGACCAGCACGTCCTGCTGGTGCAGGGGACGGGGTTCAACTGGCCTGATCCAGACCATCTACGCATCGTCACACTGCCGCGGGCCGACGTCCTGACGGAGGCGATCGGACGGCTGGCGGTGTTCCTGGACAGCTATGACCCGAGTCAGCTTAGCTAG
- the trxA gene encoding thioredoxin, giving the protein MGANTPAVTDASFAKDVLQSDKPVLVDFWAEWCGPCRLVAPVLEEIASQHGEKLQIVKLNIDENPQIARDYQIMSIPTMSVFQGGKVVKTIVGAKPKAALLNDLAAYIS; this is encoded by the coding sequence ATGGGTGCCAACACCCCCGCCGTCACTGACGCGAGCTTTGCCAAGGACGTCCTGCAGTCGGACAAGCCTGTGCTGGTCGACTTCTGGGCCGAGTGGTGCGGGCCGTGCCGGCTGGTCGCCCCGGTGCTCGAAGAGATCGCCAGCCAGCACGGCGAGAAGCTGCAGATCGTCAAGCTCAACATCGACGAGAACCCGCAGATCGCCCGCGACTACCAGATCATGTCGATCCCGACCATGTCGGTGTTCCAGGGCGGCAAGGTCGTCAAGACCATCGTGGGCGCCAAGCCGAAGGCCGCGCTGCTCAACGACCTGGCCGCCTACATCTCCTGA